One region of Streptomyces sp. CG4 genomic DNA includes:
- a CDS encoding MFS transporter: MRSWGTLTAVSVGTFMLLLDVTIVVVALPDMAASLHASLGDLQWVVDGYALALAALLLGAGAAADLLGRRRVHVAGVVLFAAASLLCALSTGPAVLVAARALQGVGAAAMFATTLPLLGSVYQGRQRSTALGVWGAVSGGAAAVGPVVGGLLTDGPGWRWIFFVNLPVSVVEVWLTLRVVPESRGPRGMRVDWAGMAAFAGFGGAVTYAVVRAGEDGWTASATLVAFGCAALALVVFVLVERRAAHPLLDLSLLRRPTFVGVMLGAFAFNGVAFGVTPYQSIWMQTLLGMSPVRGGLALLPMTVAAMIVAVLVGRLLHGVPARLTIGGGLLLIATGSLCQAVLDAGASWTALVPGFVLVGIGTGLISPTAAGAALAAVPAERAGMAGGAVNTVRQLGYALGVAVSGTVLTSRMTGTLPGGAAHALAGGGAGALRDGFPEHTLRSAFASGLNGALVAAGLAGLVAGALVLLLVRTDRPAPPVVSGAQAEPAVPARR, encoded by the coding sequence ATGCGCAGCTGGGGGACGCTCACGGCCGTGAGCGTGGGCACGTTCATGTTGCTGCTGGACGTGACGATCGTGGTGGTGGCGCTGCCGGACATGGCGGCGTCGCTGCACGCGTCGCTGGGTGATCTGCAGTGGGTGGTGGACGGCTATGCGCTGGCGCTGGCCGCGCTGTTGCTCGGGGCGGGGGCCGCCGCCGACCTTCTCGGGCGCCGCAGGGTGCATGTGGCGGGCGTCGTGCTGTTCGCGGCGGCCTCGCTGCTGTGCGCGCTCTCGACGGGACCGGCGGTGCTGGTGGCCGCGCGGGCGCTGCAGGGTGTGGGCGCCGCGGCGATGTTCGCTACGACGCTGCCGCTGCTGGGCTCGGTCTACCAGGGCAGGCAGCGGTCGACGGCGCTCGGTGTGTGGGGTGCGGTGAGCGGCGGCGCCGCGGCGGTCGGCCCGGTGGTGGGCGGTCTGCTCACCGATGGACCGGGCTGGCGGTGGATCTTCTTCGTGAATCTGCCGGTGAGCGTCGTCGAGGTGTGGTTGACCCTGCGGGTGGTGCCGGAGTCGCGGGGGCCGCGCGGAATGCGGGTGGACTGGGCGGGCATGGCCGCGTTCGCCGGCTTCGGCGGCGCGGTGACGTATGCGGTGGTGCGGGCCGGCGAGGACGGCTGGACGGCGTCGGCGACGCTCGTGGCGTTCGGGTGCGCGGCGCTGGCGCTGGTGGTGTTCGTGCTGGTGGAGCGGCGGGCGGCGCATCCGCTGCTGGATCTGTCGCTGCTGCGGCGGCCCACGTTCGTCGGGGTGATGCTGGGGGCGTTCGCCTTCAACGGGGTGGCGTTCGGGGTGACGCCGTACCAGTCGATCTGGATGCAGACGCTGCTCGGGATGTCTCCGGTGCGCGGAGGCCTCGCACTGCTGCCGATGACGGTGGCGGCGATGATCGTCGCCGTGCTGGTGGGCCGGCTGCTGCACGGGGTGCCGGCGCGGCTCACCATCGGCGGCGGTCTGCTGCTGATCGCCACCGGAAGCCTGTGCCAGGCCGTACTGGACGCGGGTGCCTCCTGGACGGCGCTGGTGCCGGGGTTCGTGCTCGTCGGCATCGGCACCGGGCTCATCTCGCCGACGGCGGCCGGGGCGGCGCTCGCGGCGGTGCCGGCGGAGCGGGCCGGGATGGCGGGCGGCGCGGTGAACACGGTGCGCCAGCTCGGGTACGCGCTCGGCGTGGCCGTCTCGGGCACCGTGCTCACCTCCCGGATGACCGGCACGCTGCCGGGCGGCGCGGCCCACGCGCTGGCCGGCGGCGGCGCCGGGGCGCTGCGCGACGGCTTCCCGGAGCACACCCTGCGCTCCGCGTTCGCCTCGGGCCTGAACGGCGCACTGGTGGCGGCGGGACTGGCGGGCCTGGTCGCGGGGGCGCTGGTGCTGCTGCTCGTGCGCACGGACCGGCCCGCGCCGCCGGTGGTGTCCGGCGCACAGGCGGAGCCGGCGGTGCCGGCCCGCCGCTGA
- a CDS encoding long-chain fatty acid--CoA ligase, with protein sequence MREFTNPPLTSAPPVGGLADVVFEHAQTDPTHIALGRKDASGQWRDVASTEFRDEVLALAKGLLARGVRFGDRVAIMSRTRYEWTLFDFALWAIGAQVVPIYPTSSAEQCFWMLYDAEVSAAIVEHEDHAMTIATVIDRLPQLRQLWQLDAGCVQELYDAGAHLDDELVHRHRQAVTPDSIATIIYTSGTTGRPKGCVISHANFMFEADTMVRRWEPVFHSKKGDEASTLLFLPLAHVFGRMVEVAAIRGKVRFGHQPQLHAAALLPDLAAFKPTFILAVPYIFEKVFNASRRKAEKDGKSGPFEKAVDIAVKYAEAVEAKAWGTGPGPSAGLRMQHQLFDKLVYSKVRTAMGGRIRNAMSGGSGMDRRLGLFFAGAGVQIYEGYGLTESTAAATANPPERTRYGTVGQAIPGVTVHIADDGEIWLHGGNVFQGYLNNPKATDETLHDGWLATGDLGSLDEDGYLTITGRKKEILVTSGGKSVSPGVLEERVRDHPLVNQCIVVGNDRPYIAALVTLDQEAVEHWLQMRNKPRMTPAQLVRDPDLETEVRRAVVAANTLVSQAESIRTFRILAQPFTEEHGLLTPSLKLKRKAIEKAYDTEVEALYHT encoded by the coding sequence TTGCGCGAGTTCACCAACCCGCCGCTCACATCGGCACCGCCCGTGGGCGGTCTGGCCGATGTGGTCTTCGAGCATGCCCAGACGGACCCCACACACATCGCCCTCGGCCGCAAGGACGCCTCCGGCCAGTGGCGGGACGTGGCCTCCACCGAGTTCCGCGACGAGGTCCTGGCCCTCGCCAAGGGGCTCCTCGCGCGCGGCGTACGCTTCGGCGACCGCGTCGCGATCATGTCCCGCACCCGGTACGAGTGGACCCTGTTCGACTTCGCGCTGTGGGCGATCGGCGCCCAGGTGGTGCCCATCTACCCCACGTCCTCGGCCGAACAATGCTTCTGGATGCTCTACGACGCCGAGGTGTCCGCGGCGATCGTGGAGCACGAGGATCACGCGATGACCATCGCCACGGTCATCGACCGCCTCCCGCAGCTGCGCCAGCTCTGGCAGCTGGACGCGGGCTGTGTGCAGGAGCTGTACGACGCCGGGGCGCACCTCGACGACGAGCTGGTGCACCGGCACCGGCAGGCGGTCACCCCGGACTCGATCGCCACCATCATCTACACCTCGGGCACCACCGGCCGGCCCAAGGGCTGTGTCATCTCCCACGCGAACTTCATGTTCGAGGCGGACACCATGGTCCGGCGCTGGGAGCCGGTGTTCCACTCCAAGAAGGGCGACGAGGCCTCCACGCTGCTGTTCCTGCCGCTCGCGCACGTCTTCGGGCGGATGGTGGAGGTCGCCGCGATCCGCGGCAAGGTCCGCTTCGGGCACCAGCCGCAGCTGCACGCCGCCGCCCTGCTGCCCGATCTGGCCGCGTTCAAGCCGACGTTCATCCTCGCGGTGCCGTACATCTTCGAGAAGGTCTTCAACGCGTCCCGCCGGAAGGCCGAGAAGGACGGCAAGTCGGGGCCGTTCGAGAAGGCCGTCGACATCGCGGTGAAGTACGCGGAGGCCGTGGAGGCCAAGGCGTGGGGCACCGGGCCCGGCCCGTCGGCGGGGCTGCGGATGCAGCACCAGCTGTTCGACAAGCTCGTCTACTCCAAGGTCCGCACGGCGATGGGCGGCCGGATCCGCAACGCGATGTCCGGCGGCTCGGGCATGGACCGCCGGCTCGGGCTGTTCTTCGCGGGCGCCGGCGTGCAGATCTACGAGGGCTACGGCCTGACCGAGTCGACGGCCGCCGCGACGGCCAACCCGCCCGAGCGCACCCGCTACGGCACCGTCGGCCAGGCCATTCCGGGTGTGACCGTGCACATCGCCGACGACGGGGAGATCTGGCTGCACGGCGGCAATGTCTTCCAGGGCTATCTCAACAACCCGAAGGCCACCGACGAGACCCTGCACGACGGCTGGCTGGCCACCGGTGACCTGGGCTCGCTCGACGAGGACGGCTATCTGACCATCACCGGCCGCAAGAAGGAGATCCTGGTGACCTCCGGCGGCAAGAGCGTCTCCCCCGGTGTGCTGGAGGAGCGGGTCCGTGACCATCCGCTGGTCAACCAGTGCATCGTCGTGGGCAACGACCGCCCCTACATCGCCGCCCTGGTCACTCTCGACCAGGAGGCCGTCGAGCACTGGCTGCAGATGCGCAACAAGCCGAGGATGACCCCGGCCCAGCTGGTGCGCGACCCGGACCTGGAGACGGAGGTGCGGCGGGCGGTGGTCGCCGCCAACACCCTCGTCTCGCAGGCCGAGTCGATCCGTACTTTCCGTATCCTCGCGCAGCCGTTCACCGAGGAACACGGCCTGCTCACACCGTCGTTGAAGCTGAAGCGGAAGGCGATCGAGAAGGCGTACGACACCGAGGTCGAGGCCCTCTACCACACCTGA
- a CDS encoding glycosyl hydrolase family 28 protein yields the protein MKPRIAGPRRAAATVLCALAVVLGLCHPAALAAPHPTTPRPAAVYDVRAFGAKGDGSANDSPAIDKAITAANAAGGGTVCFPAGTYQSRNTIHMKSHVTLQVDQGATIQGSSANTYDPPESNPNDKYQDYGHSHFHNAMIYGDKLTDIGFTGDGVIDGAGSLITGNPRSGQADKILSLTRCDGLRLGDGLTLRRGGHFAALVNGCTHVVSDRLTIDTASDRDGWNVISTTDVTITNAHIAANDDALVFKSDYALGTKLPNGHVRVSDAVLSARCCNALMFGSETCGDFSDYQFEKIRIEGADKSGLGMVSMDGAKISDVHYRDITMTNVHSPIMEKIGTRGRCGNSPGVGSISDVTYDNVTATGSSPSFSPTLWGENGHRISGVTFTHVDITVPGGNGTMSTGVPGNDPKDYNPKSIGTRPAYGWYLHNADGIQFTDSGVRYAADDGRPAVIADTASDVRLTRFTAQKGTRSPHDIGFRNVTGYCLADSHTTTGGTLRVSASGSSEHCGTPARPLDLENPRQAFLRASVGGLFLHWGLRTAPAHTSCGAWEKDVTSGGWTPDYWVNEARKLHTQYLVLATFHSRLGYARPWPSKIPGSCSTQRDFLGELINAAKAKGMKVILYMTDDPQWHDEGGHEWLDSAAYSAYKGNNVDLTTRDGFGRFSYDNFFEVMDRYPDLGGFWIDNDNDYWLSHNLYQQIYQKRPHYTLSNNNEDTPIMDMISNEQKTGMTPAYDYPQALYTAQPRLTEADFKLPSTGAWWYDGSDPTVDRRLTLGRLITNAGSSVKALMAETAQVNGKFPANQAAFNTFADSYLTPIWESLHGTEGGGYMYGGLTPGFWNDGAHGVTTVAKDDPDRQYIHVLTPPNSGTLRIRDNGYRIAAVTNLRTGAPVSWSQSGGVLTLTGLGNWDPYDTVLKVLTAGRQGIATGVTVTASASASGHPGSAATDGDYLTYWDNDKTLPVTLTFDLGTAKQVQYLGLNQREDSVAYARSATEQSARIKAYKVYLSDDSRNWGSPVRTGQLPSARGVQGVDLPAATARYVRLEVDSTWAAATDTTHYQRLRIDEAWIGTSYATPAAGVTLRPGETRLIRVNPVNS from the coding sequence GTGAAACCCCGCATCGCCGGCCCGAGACGGGCGGCGGCGACCGTCCTGTGCGCCCTCGCTGTCGTCCTCGGCCTCTGCCACCCCGCCGCCCTCGCGGCCCCGCATCCCACCACGCCCCGCCCGGCCGCCGTGTACGACGTACGCGCCTTCGGCGCCAAGGGCGACGGCTCCGCCAACGACTCCCCGGCCATCGACAAGGCCATCACCGCGGCCAACGCGGCCGGCGGCGGCACCGTCTGCTTCCCGGCCGGCACCTACCAGTCCCGGAACACCATCCACATGAAGAGCCATGTGACGCTCCAGGTCGACCAGGGCGCCACGATCCAGGGCTCCTCCGCGAACACCTACGACCCGCCCGAGTCCAACCCGAACGACAAGTACCAGGACTACGGGCACAGCCACTTCCACAACGCGATGATCTACGGCGACAAACTGACCGACATCGGCTTCACCGGCGACGGGGTCATCGACGGCGCGGGCAGTCTGATCACCGGCAACCCCAGGTCCGGCCAGGCCGACAAGATCCTGTCGCTGACCCGCTGCGACGGACTCCGGCTCGGCGACGGCCTCACCCTGCGCCGCGGCGGCCACTTCGCCGCCCTGGTCAACGGCTGCACGCACGTCGTCTCCGACCGCCTGACCATCGACACCGCGAGCGACCGCGACGGCTGGAACGTCATCTCCACCACCGACGTCACGATCACGAACGCGCACATCGCCGCCAACGACGACGCCCTGGTCTTCAAGAGTGACTACGCCCTCGGCACCAAACTCCCGAACGGCCATGTGCGGGTGAGTGATGCGGTGCTGTCGGCGCGCTGCTGCAACGCCCTGATGTTCGGCTCCGAGACCTGCGGCGACTTCTCGGACTACCAGTTCGAGAAGATCCGCATCGAGGGCGCCGACAAGTCCGGCCTCGGCATGGTCTCCATGGACGGCGCGAAGATCTCCGACGTCCATTACCGCGACATCACCATGACGAACGTGCACTCGCCGATCATGGAGAAGATCGGCACGCGCGGACGGTGCGGCAACAGTCCCGGTGTCGGGTCGATCAGTGATGTCACGTACGACAACGTCACCGCCACCGGCAGCAGCCCCTCCTTCAGTCCGACCCTGTGGGGCGAGAACGGCCACCGCATCAGCGGGGTCACCTTCACCCATGTCGACATCACCGTCCCGGGCGGCAACGGCACCATGTCCACCGGTGTGCCGGGCAACGACCCGAAGGACTACAACCCGAAGAGCATCGGGACCCGCCCGGCGTACGGCTGGTACCTGCACAATGCCGACGGTATTCAGTTCACCGACAGCGGGGTCCGGTATGCCGCCGACGACGGCCGGCCCGCCGTCATCGCCGACACGGCGAGCGATGTCCGGCTGACCCGGTTCACCGCGCAGAAGGGCACCAGGTCACCCCACGACATCGGCTTCCGGAACGTCACGGGCTACTGCCTGGCCGACAGCCACACCACCACCGGCGGCACGCTGCGGGTGTCGGCGAGCGGATCCAGCGAGCACTGCGGCACACCGGCCCGCCCACTAGACCTGGAGAATCCCCGCCAGGCCTTCCTGCGCGCCTCGGTCGGCGGCCTCTTCCTGCACTGGGGGCTGCGCACCGCCCCCGCCCACACCAGTTGCGGCGCCTGGGAGAAGGACGTCACGAGCGGCGGCTGGACACCGGACTACTGGGTGAACGAAGCCAGAAAACTGCATACGCAATACCTCGTCCTTGCCACCTTCCACAGCCGGCTCGGCTACGCCCGCCCCTGGCCCTCGAAGATCCCCGGTTCCTGCTCCACCCAGCGGGACTTCCTCGGTGAACTCATCAACGCCGCCAAGGCCAAGGGCATGAAGGTCATCCTCTACATGACCGACGACCCCCAGTGGCACGACGAGGGCGGCCACGAGTGGCTCGACTCGGCCGCCTACTCCGCCTACAAGGGCAACAACGTCGACCTGACCACCCGCGACGGCTTCGGCCGGTTCTCGTACGACAACTTCTTCGAGGTCATGGACCGCTACCCGGACCTCGGCGGCTTCTGGATCGACAACGACAACGACTACTGGCTGAGCCACAACCTCTACCAGCAGATCTACCAGAAGCGCCCCCACTACACGCTCAGCAACAACAACGAAGACACGCCAATCATGGACATGATCAGCAATGAGCAGAAGACGGGGATGACGCCCGCCTACGACTACCCGCAGGCGCTCTACACCGCCCAACCCCGGCTCACCGAGGCCGACTTCAAGCTCCCGTCGACCGGCGCCTGGTGGTACGACGGCTCCGACCCCACCGTCGACCGGAGGCTCACCCTCGGCCGTCTCATCACCAACGCGGGCTCCTCGGTGAAGGCCCTGATGGCCGAGACCGCCCAGGTCAACGGCAAATTCCCGGCGAACCAGGCCGCGTTCAACACCTTCGCCGACAGCTACCTCACCCCCATCTGGGAGTCCCTGCACGGCACCGAGGGCGGCGGCTACATGTACGGCGGCCTCACACCCGGGTTCTGGAACGACGGCGCCCACGGCGTCACCACCGTCGCCAAGGACGATCCCGACCGGCAGTACATCCACGTCCTGACCCCGCCGAACAGCGGCACCCTGCGCATCCGCGACAACGGCTACCGCATCGCCGCCGTCACCAACCTCCGCACCGGAGCGCCGGTTTCCTGGTCGCAGTCCGGCGGCGTGCTCACGCTCACCGGCCTCGGGAACTGGGACCCGTACGACACCGTCCTCAAGGTGCTCACCGCCGGCCGCCAGGGCATCGCGACCGGCGTCACGGTGACCGCGAGCGCCTCCGCGAGCGGCCACCCGGGCTCCGCCGCCACAGACGGCGACTACCTGACCTACTGGGACAACGACAAGACCCTGCCCGTCACCCTCACCTTCGACCTCGGCACGGCCAAGCAGGTGCAGTACCTCGGGCTCAACCAGCGCGAGGACTCGGTCGCCTACGCCCGCTCGGCCACCGAACAGTCCGCCCGGATCAAGGCCTACAAGGTCTACCTCAGCGACGACAGCAGGAACTGGGGCAGCCCGGTCAGGACCGGCCAACTCCCCAGCGCCCGCGGCGTCCAGGGCGTCGACCTGCCCGCCGCCACCGCCCGCTACGTCCGTCTGGAGGTCGACAGCACCTGGGCGGCCGCCACCGACACCACCCACTATCAGCGGCTGCGGATCGACGAGGCCTGGATCGGCACGTCGTACGCCACACCGGCGGCCGGCGTGACGCTGCGGCCGGGCGAGACCCGGCTGATCCGTGTGAACCCGGTCAACAGCTAG
- a CDS encoding glycoside hydrolase family 105 protein, translating into MRRRGLRAALTAAVVTTVTLAALPAAVRPASAAPTPAVVSPASAAPAPVAVSRGSAAPVPASVPPGVPARTAAARDWSTAVVDSTMARYTPASIGGWSYPVGLYLYGQYLVYRRTHDPRLLSYITSYVDRFVSADGGINQPFNSLDSMQAGRLLVILHHETGQDRYRKAAQKIRDRLGSYPRTSDGGFWHADTSSRAHQLWADGTYMVNPFLVEYGAEFHDSAYTGEEAARQLSVYGRHLQVANGLLRHAYDESKSASWADPGTGLAPEHWCRAVGWYAMALTDVLDAIPANQPRRPQLLGIFRTLASALEKYQDPASGRWFQVMDKGARPDNWTETSCSSMFAYALDRGAQQGYLDPRFRAVARHGYQGVLARLSVGSDGRTNLADISVGTNVGDYAYYVGRTRAVNDFHGLGAFLIMNEQLRGDSVS; encoded by the coding sequence ATGAGACGCCGAGGCCTGCGTGCGGCGCTGACCGCCGCCGTGGTCACCACCGTCACCCTGGCCGCGCTGCCCGCCGCGGTACGGCCGGCGAGCGCCGCCCCCACACCGGCCGTCGTGTCCCCGGCGAGCGCCGCCCCCGCGCCAGTCGCCGTGTCCCGGGGGAGCGCCGCCCCCGTACCCGCTTCCGTCCCGCCGGGCGTCCCGGCCCGCACGGCCGCCGCCCGCGACTGGTCCACGGCCGTCGTCGACTCCACCATGGCCCGCTACACACCGGCCTCCATCGGCGGCTGGTCGTACCCGGTGGGCCTGTACCTCTACGGCCAGTACCTCGTCTACCGGCGCACCCACGACCCGCGTCTGCTGTCGTACATCACGTCCTACGTCGACCGGTTCGTGAGCGCGGACGGCGGCATCAACCAGCCCTTCAACAGCCTCGACAGCATGCAGGCGGGCCGGCTGCTGGTGATCCTGCACCACGAGACCGGCCAGGACCGCTACCGCAAGGCCGCGCAGAAGATCCGCGACCGGCTCGGCAGCTATCCGCGCACCTCCGACGGCGGCTTCTGGCACGCCGACACCAGCAGCCGGGCCCACCAGCTCTGGGCGGACGGCACGTACATGGTGAACCCGTTCCTGGTCGAGTACGGCGCGGAGTTCCACGACAGCGCGTACACGGGCGAGGAGGCCGCCCGGCAGCTGTCCGTCTACGGCCGTCATCTCCAGGTCGCGAACGGTCTGCTGCGGCACGCCTACGACGAGTCGAAGTCGGCGAGCTGGGCCGATCCGGGCACCGGGCTCGCCCCCGAGCACTGGTGCCGGGCCGTCGGCTGGTACGCCATGGCCCTCACCGACGTCCTGGACGCGATCCCCGCGAACCAGCCGCGACGGCCGCAACTGCTCGGCATCTTCCGCACGTTGGCCTCGGCACTGGAGAAGTACCAGGACCCGGCGTCCGGGCGCTGGTTCCAGGTGATGGACAAGGGCGCCCGGCCCGACAACTGGACCGAGACCTCCTGCTCCAGCATGTTCGCCTACGCCCTCGACCGCGGCGCCCAACAGGGTTATCTGGACCCGCGCTTCAGGGCCGTGGCCCGACACGGCTACCAGGGCGTGCTGGCCCGGCTGTCGGTCGGTTCCGACGGCCGTACGAACCTGGCCGACATCTCCGTCGGCACCAACGTGGGCGACTACGCGTACTACGTCGGCCGCACCCGGGCCGTGAACGACTTCCACGGGCTCGGCGCCTTCCTGATCATGAACGAACAGCTGCGAGGAGATTCTGTGTCATGA
- a CDS encoding PQQ-dependent sugar dehydrogenase, with protein sequence MKQRRAVVCTLSLALAVPLVALSQGTASAATDYQAEDALISQGTVATNHTGYTGSGFVDYTNVKGSSVEFTVDAAAAGPASVTVRYANGTSTDRPMDLSVNGTVVAPAVSFPATADWNTWASKTVTVTLKAGSDKIRATATTAAGGPNLDRISLGAPADTQAPTRPGQPSCPDSGEDRLTLTWGASTDDTGVAAYDLYEHGNKLGEAPGDTTTKTLTGLAPNTTYDLTVIARDAAGNTSPASPVVDCTTKPSSDTTPPTAPGTVHTADITANTAGLAWGAATDDRGVIAYDIRSGTTVYQTVTSGTSTTLTGLACNSPYSLNVVARDAAGNVSPPSNTVSFTTKACATDGGVPSSIATLSTGWTIPWGTYWMPDGRTALVTERDAFRVWKVAKDGTRTQVGTVPDAVTTNGEGGLLVFAVDPGWETNHFVYFMHTAAEGNRVVRMTYDGTKLGDYKILLQGIRKNRYHNGGRLAFGPDGYLYVSTGEAQQPDLAQDKNSLNGKILRMTTDGRPAPGNPFGTYVYSLGHRNPQGLAFDRNGRLWEAEFGNSAKDELNLIKPGANYGWPTCEGTCNVAGMTNPKATWNVNEASPSGIAIVRNVVYMASLRGERLWRIPINGDTESVGTPTAYYVGTYGRLRTVTKVPGADQLWLSTTNCDNNGGAADGSDKIFRVTIN encoded by the coding sequence ATGAAACAGCGAAGAGCAGTCGTCTGCACTCTGTCCCTGGCCCTCGCCGTGCCCCTCGTCGCGCTGAGCCAGGGCACCGCGAGTGCGGCCACCGACTACCAGGCCGAGGACGCCCTGATCTCCCAGGGCACCGTCGCCACCAACCACACCGGCTACACGGGCAGCGGTTTCGTCGACTACACCAACGTCAAGGGCTCCTCGGTGGAGTTCACGGTCGACGCGGCCGCCGCCGGGCCCGCATCGGTCACCGTGCGCTACGCCAACGGCACCAGCACCGACCGGCCGATGGACCTCTCCGTCAACGGCACCGTCGTCGCGCCCGCCGTCTCCTTCCCGGCGACCGCCGACTGGAACACCTGGGCGTCCAAGACCGTCACCGTCACCCTCAAGGCGGGCAGCGACAAGATCCGGGCGACCGCCACCACGGCCGCCGGCGGCCCCAACCTCGACCGCATCAGCCTCGGCGCCCCGGCCGACACCCAGGCCCCCACCCGCCCCGGGCAGCCCTCCTGCCCGGACAGCGGCGAGGACCGCCTGACCCTGACCTGGGGCGCGTCGACGGACGACACGGGGGTCGCGGCGTACGACCTGTACGAGCACGGCAACAAGCTGGGCGAGGCGCCGGGCGACACCACCACCAAGACACTCACCGGGCTCGCCCCGAACACCACCTACGACCTCACGGTCATCGCCCGCGACGCGGCCGGCAACACCTCGCCCGCCAGCCCAGTCGTCGACTGCACCACCAAGCCCAGCTCCGACACCACCCCGCCGACCGCGCCCGGCACAGTGCACACGGCCGACATCACAGCGAACACAGCCGGCCTCGCCTGGGGCGCCGCCACCGACGACCGCGGCGTCATCGCCTACGACATCCGCAGCGGCACCACCGTCTACCAGACGGTCACCAGCGGCACGTCCACCACGCTCACCGGGCTCGCCTGCAACAGCCCCTACAGCCTGAACGTCGTCGCCCGCGACGCCGCCGGCAATGTCTCCCCGCCGAGCAACACGGTCTCCTTCACCACCAAGGCCTGCGCCACCGACGGCGGTGTCCCGTCCTCCATCGCCACGCTCTCCACGGGCTGGACCATCCCGTGGGGCACCTACTGGATGCCCGACGGCAGGACGGCCCTCGTCACCGAGCGGGACGCCTTCCGGGTCTGGAAGGTCGCCAAGGACGGTACGAGGACCCAGGTCGGCACGGTTCCCGACGCCGTCACCACCAATGGCGAGGGCGGTCTGCTCGTTTTCGCGGTCGACCCCGGGTGGGAGACGAACCACTTCGTCTACTTCATGCACACCGCCGCCGAGGGCAACCGGGTCGTCCGCATGACCTACGACGGCACGAAGCTCGGCGACTACAAGATCCTGCTGCAGGGCATCAGGAAGAACCGCTACCACAACGGCGGCCGCCTGGCCTTCGGCCCCGACGGCTACCTCTACGTCTCCACCGGCGAGGCCCAGCAGCCCGACCTCGCGCAGGACAAGAACTCCCTCAACGGCAAGATCCTGCGCATGACCACCGACGGCAGGCCGGCCCCCGGCAACCCGTTCGGCACCTACGTCTATTCCCTGGGCCACCGCAACCCGCAGGGCCTCGCCTTCGACCGCAACGGCCGGCTGTGGGAGGCGGAGTTCGGCAACAGCGCCAAGGACGAGCTGAACCTCATCAAGCCCGGTGCCAACTACGGCTGGCCCACCTGCGAGGGCACCTGCAACGTCGCCGGGATGACCAACCCCAAGGCCACCTGGAACGTGAACGAGGCCTCGCCGAGCGGCATCGCCATCGTCCGCAACGTCGTCTACATGGCCTCGTTGCGCGGCGAACGCCTGTGGCGCATCCCCATCAACGGCGACACCGAGAGCGTCGGCACCCCGACCGCGTACTACGTCGGCACCTACGGCCGGCTGCGTACCGTGACCAAGGTGCCCGGCGCCGACCAGCTGTGGCTGTCCACCACCAACTGCGACAACAACGGAGGTGCCGCGGACGGATCCGACAAGATCTTCCGGGTGACCATCAACTGA
- a CDS encoding heparin lyase I family protein: MSTSRRAVLGAALGGAVAATAGLPAAGAQAASPVLNLPAAAASAASTAAWRLKWSPSARTDGLGAFETVEDDRAHSHPAGHPHIFATGDDWRFTIHTVDRDTSTDRQRQEVTGLRTGANSYLKWTEGQTWRITYSMYIPSTLKATTTFTHIMQMKQPGAGSSPIVVQSLRRDGGGKQTIELRLATDDILVGSADLDPLHDRWTDVDFQIKVGNGSAGSVRWILKSGSTTVVDRSRSGVDTFLADRVRPKWGIYRSLGDTSGSLQDTYLLLTNLRGYQLA, from the coding sequence ATGAGCACGTCTAGAAGGGCGGTGCTGGGTGCCGCGCTCGGCGGTGCCGTGGCAGCCACGGCCGGCTTGCCGGCCGCCGGGGCCCAGGCCGCGTCCCCGGTGCTGAACCTGCCGGCCGCCGCGGCATCCGCCGCCTCCACCGCCGCGTGGCGGTTGAAGTGGTCGCCGTCCGCGCGGACCGACGGGCTCGGTGCCTTCGAGACCGTCGAGGACGACCGCGCCCACTCCCACCCGGCGGGCCACCCGCACATCTTCGCCACCGGCGACGACTGGCGCTTCACCATCCACACCGTCGACCGAGACACCTCCACCGACCGCCAGCGCCAAGAGGTCACCGGGCTGCGCACCGGAGCGAACAGCTATCTGAAGTGGACCGAGGGCCAGACCTGGCGGATCACGTACTCGATGTACATCCCGAGCACGCTCAAGGCGACGACCACCTTCACCCACATCATGCAGATGAAGCAGCCCGGCGCCGGCAGCTCGCCGATCGTCGTGCAGTCACTGCGCCGGGACGGGGGAGGCAAGCAGACCATCGAACTCCGGCTCGCCACCGACGACATCCTCGTCGGCAGCGCCGACCTCGACCCGCTGCACGACCGGTGGACGGACGTCGACTTCCAGATCAAGGTCGGCAACGGCTCGGCCGGTTCCGTCCGCTGGATCCTCAAGAGCGGTTCCACCACCGTCGTCGACCGGTCGAGGTCCGGTGTCGACACCTTCCTCGCCGACCGGGTGCGCCCCAAGTGGGGCATCTACCGCTCCCTCGGCGACACCTCCGGTTCCCTGCAGGACACCTACCTGCTGCTCACCAACCTCCGCGGCTACCAACTCGCCTAG